Proteins encoded in a region of the Anaerolineae bacterium genome:
- a CDS encoding HAD-IA family hydrolase: MSLPQAVLFDFDGTLVHITIDFQAMRQGAVDVIHRYGETAEGGSRFTLELVESVRDRLAARDEAIAAAFQRDALASIREVELMAARDARPLPGVPETLAWLRARGIRLGIVTRNCRPAVLEVAVRHGLPFDVLLSRDDVRHVKPNPEHLLEGLRLLGASPGCSIMVGDHPTDIQAAQAAGMVSVGLTTTRAAEAFDVTPDFMIDRMDSLIGLVNNGSWRVVAESRSKRDG, translated from the coding sequence ATGAGCCTGCCGCAGGCTGTCTTGTTCGATTTCGATGGCACTCTGGTGCACATCACTATTGACTTCCAGGCCATGCGCCAGGGTGCCGTGGACGTTATCCACCGCTATGGCGAGACGGCAGAGGGCGGCAGCCGGTTCACCCTGGAGCTAGTGGAGTCGGTTCGCGACCGCCTGGCCGCCCGAGACGAGGCCATCGCCGCTGCTTTCCAGCGGGACGCCCTGGCCAGCATACGTGAGGTGGAGCTCATGGCGGCCCGGGATGCCCGACCCCTACCAGGAGTTCCGGAGACGCTGGCCTGGCTGCGGGCTCGGGGCATCAGGCTGGGCATCGTCACCCGGAACTGCCGACCAGCAGTCCTAGAAGTGGCAGTGCGGCACGGTCTGCCCTTCGACGTGCTCCTCAGTCGCGACGACGTCCGCCACGTCAAGCCCAATCCCGAGCACCTTCTGGAGGGGCTAAGGTTGCTAGGCGCCTCCCCAGGCTGCTCCATCATGGTGGGAGACCATCCCACCGACATCCAGGCTGCCCAGGCAGCGGGGATGGTCTCGGTGGGGCTCACTACTACCAGAGCGGCAGAGGCTTTCGACGTGACTCCCGACTTCATGATAGATCGTATGGATTCCCTCATCGGGTTAGTGAATAATGGCAGCTGGCGTGTGGTTGCGGAGAGCAGGAGTAAGCGAGATGGGTGA
- a CDS encoding protein kinase, with the protein MRCPECGYPNREGAVACEHCRARLRLPCPRCGFGLDGDATACPRCGQSVVSGRPARSALGRELYVLAGRYQVLQQASRSRTSAVYRALDLQSGHTVAVKRLDLVALVTAEEKRTALANFLREVSALETLRHPGVVPILSHFRDKDSVGVVMPWIEGETLQEIYRRGPLLEPQVRALGAQLADAIAFLHSQEPPVLLRDLKPSHVMVTKRGDAILLDLGLSRHFRAGQSRGEANRGTPPFEAPEQAAEAYAGPESDIYALGTLLLLLARGPKDGRGAPDLSPTLRRALARARRQDPAKRYPSMAHLRRALAPADDAQPAAAPATAPSGDTVTPAPAPATPARPAAMPDITVVTRRLRIVRSPKRRQVGYRLRLRNNLQRVVTAQVRTAVPWLTPASDTIELDPDAEGSVLIRANLDQIPAHTSRVPRAVLVIAAGRHWVPAEVVEPAPELELDRQALDFGLVGPEGATQPITVSNAGGGQLSVHLSTAVPWLQVSTSDVRLEAGRSATVQVRLTPEAPEEGGTFTRALLVDSDAGQAYADVSFSRGRPELCVQPEALSFGAVRHPEAAQAELIVANPGSAPLTARIRSADDAITVITPEVTVPPRQWVRVSARLDTGSLKPGRLTLPSAIRITSPVGNRQLAAEVEVIRPLLAVADNDLDFGALGPHEVARAQLSLVLSNRGNEALTFRLVPQVVWIAARPAEGSLRPGSSTVVTVSLTEAATEQPGAHQASPALAVRSEGGNIGIAARYKLVKPVLEVEPASLDFGVIPEQGVSERHLTIANSGTGDLHWSATTDAPWVELSPSSGVCPEGETTSLTVRAYGLAVPSGTHQARALLTFHGPHNSRPVPATVAFSQPILAVEPVLSLPDSVDFAPVQGQLILFNRGVGELRAAVASSVPWVSVLDPEVSIASGRSETVAIAAQPPQDMHPGEVTLPGALFVSSNGGEAEVELRLRVVARPQIELTPDRLVLKPGMEGIIIVRNAGRATADGIAQASAAWLSVRPRQLTIRPGHRARLRVVAESPPAGQEIGAVVVVAIGEWRGEVEVVITE; encoded by the coding sequence ATGCGCTGCCCCGAATGCGGCTACCCCAACCGAGAGGGCGCGGTGGCCTGCGAGCACTGCCGCGCCCGCCTCCGGCTGCCCTGCCCACGCTGCGGCTTCGGCCTGGATGGGGATGCCACCGCCTGTCCCCGATGCGGCCAGTCGGTGGTCAGCGGCCGCCCGGCTCGCTCTGCCCTGGGGCGGGAGCTGTACGTGCTGGCGGGCAGGTATCAGGTTCTGCAGCAAGCCTCTCGCAGCCGCACCTCGGCGGTCTATCGCGCGCTTGACCTCCAGTCAGGGCACACGGTGGCCGTCAAGCGCCTGGACCTCGTGGCCCTGGTGACCGCCGAGGAGAAACGGACCGCCCTGGCCAACTTCCTCCGCGAGGTCTCTGCCCTAGAGACTCTCCGCCACCCTGGCGTGGTGCCCATCCTCTCCCACTTTCGGGATAAGGATTCGGTGGGGGTGGTCATGCCCTGGATCGAGGGTGAGACTCTTCAGGAGATCTACCGGCGGGGGCCGTTGCTCGAGCCACAGGTGCGAGCGTTGGGAGCTCAACTGGCGGACGCCATCGCCTTCCTTCACTCCCAGGAGCCGCCCGTCCTTCTTCGCGACCTGAAACCGTCGCACGTGATGGTCACCAAGCGGGGAGACGCCATCCTCCTCGACCTGGGCCTCTCTCGTCACTTCAGGGCCGGCCAGTCGCGCGGGGAGGCCAACCGCGGCACCCCTCCCTTCGAGGCACCCGAGCAGGCAGCCGAGGCCTATGCCGGGCCTGAGTCCGACATCTACGCTCTGGGCACTCTGCTCCTGCTGCTGGCCCGTGGTCCTAAGGACGGTCGCGGTGCTCCCGACCTGTCTCCCACTCTCCGCCGGGCTCTGGCGCGCGCCCGCCGCCAGGACCCGGCCAAGAGGTACCCCAGCATGGCCCACTTGCGTCGGGCGCTGGCGCCGGCTGACGACGCCCAGCCGGCGGCAGCGCCGGCGACGGCTCCCAGCGGCGATACCGTGACTCCGGCTCCCGCGCCCGCAACCCCGGCCAGGCCGGCGGCAATGCCAGACATCACCGTGGTTACCAGGCGCCTGCGCATCGTGCGGAGCCCCAAGCGGCGTCAGGTGGGCTACCGCCTCCGCCTCCGCAACAACCTGCAGCGGGTAGTCACGGCCCAGGTACGCACGGCCGTCCCCTGGCTCACGCCTGCCTCGGACACGATCGAGCTGGACCCAGACGCAGAGGGCAGCGTGCTCATTCGGGCGAATCTAGACCAGATTCCCGCTCACACCTCCCGGGTGCCTCGAGCGGTGCTGGTGATCGCCGCAGGCCGGCACTGGGTGCCGGCGGAGGTGGTCGAGCCCGCCCCTGAGCTAGAGCTGGACCGTCAGGCTTTGGACTTCGGGCTGGTTGGGCCCGAGGGCGCCACGCAACCCATCACTGTGAGCAATGCCGGCGGGGGGCAGCTCTCCGTTCATCTGAGCACCGCCGTTCCTTGGCTGCAGGTGTCCACTTCCGACGTCAGGCTGGAGGCGGGCCGATCAGCCACCGTTCAGGTCCGACTGACCCCCGAGGCTCCTGAAGAGGGGGGCACATTCACGCGCGCTCTGCTGGTGGATAGCGATGCAGGCCAAGCTTATGCTGACGTCTCCTTCAGCCGAGGCCGCCCCGAGCTCTGCGTCCAGCCCGAAGCCCTGAGCTTCGGCGCGGTCCGCCACCCGGAGGCAGCCCAGGCGGAGTTGATCGTGGCTAACCCCGGCTCCGCACCCCTCACCGCCCGCATCCGGTCCGCCGACGACGCCATCACCGTCATCACCCCCGAGGTGACCGTTCCCCCGCGGCAATGGGTGCGGGTCTCAGCCCGGCTGGATACCGGCTCTCTCAAGCCCGGCAGATTGACGCTGCCGTCCGCCATCCGCATCACCAGCCCGGTCGGGAACCGCCAGCTGGCCGCCGAGGTCGAAGTCATCCGGCCTCTGCTGGCGGTGGCGGACAATGACCTGGACTTCGGAGCTCTCGGGCCCCATGAGGTAGCGAGAGCTCAGCTCTCGCTGGTGCTGTCCAACCGAGGGAACGAAGCGCTCACCTTCAGGCTGGTGCCCCAGGTGGTCTGGATCGCCGCCAGGCCGGCCGAGGGCAGCCTGAGGCCCGGATCGAGCACCGTGGTCACCGTGTCCCTCACCGAGGCAGCAACCGAGCAGCCCGGAGCTCACCAGGCCAGCCCAGCCCTGGCTGTGCGCAGCGAGGGGGGCAACATCGGCATCGCCGCTCGCTACAAGCTCGTCAAGCCCGTGCTCGAGGTAGAGCCAGCCTCCTTGGACTTCGGAGTGATCCCAGAGCAGGGCGTAAGCGAGCGTCATCTCACCATCGCTAACAGCGGTACCGGCGACCTGCACTGGAGCGCCACCACCGATGCCCCCTGGGTCGAGCTGAGCCCCTCCTCGGGCGTGTGCCCGGAAGGAGAGACGACCTCTCTGACGGTGCGCGCCTACGGGCTGGCGGTCCCATCGGGCACCCATCAGGCCCGCGCCCTCCTGACCTTCCACGGGCCCCACAACAGCCGACCGGTTCCGGCCACCGTGGCGTTCTCCCAGCCTATCCTGGCTGTCGAGCCTGTTCTGAGCCTTCCCGACAGCGTGGACTTCGCCCCCGTCCAGGGGCAGCTCATCTTGTTCAACCGGGGAGTGGGAGAGCTGCGGGCCGCGGTAGCTTCATCGGTGCCTTGGGTGTCCGTTTTGGACCCCGAGGTCTCTATAGCCAGCGGCCGATCTGAGACTGTCGCCATTGCCGCCCAGCCTCCCCAGGACATGCACCCGGGTGAAGTGACGCTGCCGGGCGCATTGTTCGTGTCCTCCAACGGTGGCGAGGCCGAGGTCGAGCTCCGGCTGCGGGTAGTGGCGCGTCCCCAGATCGAGCTGACCCCGGACCGATTGGTCTTGAAGCCGGGGATGGAAGGCATTATCATCGTCCGGAATGCCGGCCGGGCGACGGCAGACGGCATAGCGCAGGCCTCGGCTGCCTGGCTGAGCGTCCGGCCCAGGCAGCTTACCATCAGGCCGGGCCATCGGGCCCGGCTCAGAGTGGTAGCGGAGAGCCCGCCGGCGGGCCAGGAGATTGGAGCAGTGGTTGTCGTGGCGATCGGCGAATGGAGGGGAGAGGTTGAGGTGGTGATCACCGAATGA